The genomic window GGGTCTGTACGTTAGAAAAATTATCTAATTGACACATTTTCAAATTATCTAATTTTAACTCTTCTCCAAAGTCTTTTTGTACGTATCAAAATTGTCTTTAATTTCTTTAGCTAATTCTGGAACCTGAATATCGGTATATTGTTTCATTTCTTCCCAAATAATTTTAGCCACAATATAACGCGCCATATCTTTATCATCTGCTGGAACTACATACCAAGGTGCGTGTTCTTTTGACGTTTCATTAATCGCTTCTTCATAATATTGCTGATATTCATCCCAATGTTCGCGTTCTTTAAGATCGCCTGGAGAAAATTTCCAATTGTGTTTTCCTTGTTCCAAACGGCGCAGTAAACGACTTTTTTGTTCATCTTTACTTAAGTGCAGAAAAAACTTCATAACGATAGTTCCATTTTCTGCAACATGTTTTTCGAAATTATTGATTTGTTCAATTCTGTTCTTCCAAAATTTCGGTTTAATATCGTCAACCGAATTAATTCCCGGCAAATTCTCCGCCATAATAAATTCTGGATGCACTCTCGTAACCAAAACATTTTCGTAATGCGTTCTGTTAAAAATCGCGAATTTCCCTTTTTCGGGCAGAGCAATATAATGGCGCCATAAATAATCATGTTCCAATTCGGTTGAATTTGGTGTTTTAAAACTATGCACCACCACCCCGCGCGGATTGAATTCTTTAAAAACTTCCCGAATCAAACTGTCTTTTCCAGAAGTATCCATTCCCTGCAGACATATTAAAACCGCATACTTATTGTGCGCATACATTACATCCTGCAAATCGCTCAATTTTGCCTGAACTTTATCTAGTTTTTCTTCTTTTTCATCATCATCCGCATCAATATTTAATAATGTCG from Flavobacterium fluviale includes these protein-coding regions:
- a CDS encoding PPK2 family polyphosphate kinase: MKSIDPKDFKVVDKIKLKKLPTLLNIDADDDEKEEKLDKVQAKLSDLQDVMYAHNKYAVLICLQGMDTSGKDSLIREVFKEFNPRGVVVHSFKTPNSTELEHDYLWRHYIALPEKGKFAIFNRTHYENVLVTRVHPEFIMAENLPGINSVDDIKPKFWKNRIEQINNFEKHVAENGTIVMKFFLHLSKDEQKSRLLRRLEQGKHNWKFSPGDLKEREHWDEYQQYYEEAINETSKEHAPWYVVPADDKDMARYIVAKIIWEEMKQYTDIQVPELAKEIKDNFDTYKKTLEKS